In Triticum aestivum cultivar Chinese Spring chromosome 5B, IWGSC CS RefSeq v2.1, whole genome shotgun sequence, the following proteins share a genomic window:
- the LOC123111685 gene encoding uncharacterized protein: MPPRSSSAPKPTQQQQLSVTKGQPAQEADRAAAMESKRSPCAPAVAVLLLLLFVLMPDEADAQVFCRSQFNLANEACSLRTYPGANPAVPPRRPLLLNASSSASGYELQAAGDEHSASGGHGGDHGGSHGGEHGSSHGSEHGGSHVRRRHGHQHHVGGADPYDTACCRRLMGIDNACICQAMSFLPQFMSRVKHSIKLTPVPGCDISFECAGVY, translated from the coding sequence ATGCCACCCAGATCATCATCCGCTCCAAAGCCAACACAGCAGCAGCAGCTGTCAGTAACCAAGGGACAGCCAGCCCAGGAAGCAGACAGAGCGGCAGCAATGGAGAGCAAGAGATCGCCGTGCGCGCCGGCCGTGgcggtgctcctcctcctcctgttcgTCCTCATGCCGGACGAGGCGGACGCCCAGGTGTTCTGCCGGTCCCAGTTCAACCTGGCCAACGAGGCCTGCAGCCTGCGGACTTACCCCGGCGCCAACCCGGCGGTGCCCCCGCGGCGGCCACTTCTTCTCAACGCCTCATCGTCCGCCAGCGGCTACGAGCTGCAGGCGGCCGGCGACGAGCACAGCGccagcggcggccatggcggcgaccACGGCGGCAGCCATGGCGGCGAGCACGGGAGCAGCCACGGCAGCGAGCACGGGGGCAGCCACGTCAGGCGCCGCCATGGGCACCAGCACCACGTAGGAGGCGCGGACCCGTACGACACGGCGTGCTGCCGGCGCCTCATGGGCATCGACAACGCCTGCATCTGCCAGGCCATGTCCTTCCTCCCGCAGTTCATGAGCAGGGTCAAGCACTCCATCAAGCTCACCCCAGTCCCAGGCTGCGACATCTCCTTCGAGTGCGCCGGCGTCTACTGA
- the LOC123111683 gene encoding pathogenesis-related genes transcriptional activator PTI6, whose amino-acid sequence MMVPCSRKVRISCCDPDATDSSDEDDRHAKKEKRMTMEVLVPVKTSGPLKSRKTLVPCGTKKSMGTEKKQPTSKYPGVRLRSWGKWAAEIRDPVSKTRKWIGTFTSEEAAAAAYEAERNRVRTEMLAIKSRSPPSEHEAVSSEATVSCVSSSVSSGDQKAQEVHKLASMEIDPDTADESLLHCSPEPLGKEIQVDAFLGRMNVDESLVHCSSTPSDEEIPVDAFRSQMNELPIGDYVCATDKLSLDDISRLADMFPVNDFVDTTGEPPGDDYIGLADISHLPMPMFELDAELNWEGFDFASMEHELEKL is encoded by the coding sequence ATGATGGTACCTTGTTCGCGGAAGGTCCGCATTTCCTGCTGTGATCCTGACGCCACCGATTCCTCTGATGAAGATGATCGGCATGCGAAGAAGGAAAAGAGAATGACAATGGAGGTGCTAGTTCCAGTGAAAACCTCCGGACCCCTCAAGTCTCGAAAGACCCTTGTGCCATGTGGCACCAAGAAATCAATGGGTACAGAGAAGAAGCAACCAACCAGCAAGTACCCTGGTGTGCGCCTGCGGTCATGGGGTAAGTGGGCTGCGGAGATACGTGATCCTGTGAGCAAGACCCGGAAATGGATTGGCACATTTACCTCTGAGGAGGCCGCTGCTGCAGCATATGAGGCAGAACGGAACCGGGTACGCACTGAGATGTTGGCCATCAAATCTCGGTCACCTCCATCAGAACATGAAGCTGTGTCCAGCGAAGCTACTGTATCCTGTGTGTCTTCATCTGTGTCGTCCGGTGACCAGAAAGCACAAGAGGTACACAAGTTAGCGTCAATGGAGATAGACCCTGACACTGCTGATGAGAGCTTACTGCACTGCTCACCGGAACCGCTAGGTAAAGAAATCCAGGTAGATGCTTTCCTTGGCCGGATGAATGTTGATGAAAGCTTAGTGCACTGCTCATCGACACCTAGCGATGAAGAAATTCCTGTGGATGCATTCCGCAGCCAGATGAACGAGCTTCCTATCGGCGACTATGTTTGCGCAACTGACAAACTCTCACTGGATGATATTTCAAGGCTGGCAGATATGTTTCCTGTCAATGACTTCGTCGACACAACAGGCGAGCCGCCTGGTGACGACTACATCGGGCTGGCAGACATCAGCCATCTACCGATGCCAATGTTCGAGTTGGATGCAGAACTTAATTGGGAAGGCTTCGACTTTGCTTCGATGGAACATGAACTAGAGAAACTTTGA